One Kitasatospora sp. MAP12-44 DNA segment encodes these proteins:
- a CDS encoding phytanoyl-CoA dioxygenase family protein — protein sequence MLHIARDVQSAELTDVPAVIERLEADGVVLVPGYLDAAAVAHASAECHELFERTPSWAHHEDYSVGQSVRMERGDIDPTAFPVISSTFARPELEAVVGAFFGEDHIFSRTIYGILDIVGSTTHVQQLHYDKMRHLKSFVYLTDVGSANGPFHCLPGSHLVAREQQRENRERHIVPTDEDVRQLPPELAGRGVPVLGRAGTLILFDSDILHHAGVVTEGERLAIRSLSFGSYRSETWYRQDGSVEIAP from the coding sequence ATGCTTCACATAGCGCGCGATGTCCAATCGGCTGAGCTCACCGACGTTCCCGCCGTCATCGAACGGCTGGAGGCGGACGGCGTAGTGCTGGTGCCCGGCTACCTGGATGCCGCCGCCGTCGCCCACGCGAGCGCCGAGTGCCACGAGTTGTTCGAGCGGACACCCTCCTGGGCGCATCACGAGGACTACTCGGTGGGCCAGTCCGTCCGGATGGAACGCGGCGACATCGACCCGACCGCCTTCCCGGTCATCTCCTCGACCTTCGCCCGCCCCGAACTTGAAGCGGTGGTGGGCGCGTTCTTCGGCGAGGACCACATCTTCAGCCGGACCATCTACGGGATCCTCGACATCGTCGGCAGCACCACCCATGTGCAGCAACTGCACTACGACAAGATGCGGCACCTCAAGTCGTTCGTCTACCTGACGGATGTGGGATCCGCAAACGGCCCGTTCCACTGCCTGCCGGGTTCACACCTGGTGGCCCGCGAGCAGCAGCGGGAGAACCGGGAACGGCACATCGTGCCGACGGACGAGGACGTGCGGCAGCTGCCGCCGGAGCTGGCCGGCCGGGGCGTTCCGGTGCTGGGCCGGGCGGGCACGCTGATCCTGTTCGACAGCGACATCCTGCACCATGCCGGTGTCGTCACCGAGGGGGAGCGTCTGGCGATCCGCAGTCTCAGCTTCGGCTCCTACCGGTCCGAGACCTGGTACCGCCAGGACGGCAGCGTCGAGATCGCCCCTTGA
- a CDS encoding TIGR03621 family F420-dependent LLM class oxidoreductase produces the protein MNPFRFGVLTKGASSRKAWLDLLAEVEDAGVSSLHLPTHSTPQYSPAVALADAAARTSLRIGTLVQNNDLQHPALLAREATTLALLSEGRFELGIGAGWMERDYRHFGLPLDPGGERVSRLAEAIEVLRRCWSGREVSFHGKHYTVDSLQGLQGPPVPLLVGAGGGRMLRLAAECADIVSFSRDLSAGSTPHQIAVDASLESTEDKARILRGHLGARAAEVELNVLVIRAGVGSDAQAKLDQYLSDTGVSPQTARETPENLLGSSIDELVDLLQERRARTGISYYVLREPDLQLARLLAARLSGS, from the coding sequence ATGAACCCGTTCCGTTTCGGTGTCCTGACCAAAGGCGCTTCCTCCCGGAAGGCCTGGCTGGACCTGCTGGCCGAGGTCGAGGACGCCGGTGTCAGCAGCCTGCACCTGCCGACGCATTCGACGCCGCAGTACTCGCCCGCCGTGGCGCTCGCCGACGCCGCGGCGCGGACCTCGTTGCGGATCGGCACGCTGGTCCAGAACAACGACCTGCAGCACCCGGCGCTGCTGGCCCGCGAGGCGACCACACTGGCCCTGCTGTCGGAGGGCCGATTCGAGCTGGGCATCGGCGCGGGCTGGATGGAACGCGACTACCGGCATTTCGGACTGCCGCTGGATCCGGGTGGGGAGCGGGTCTCCCGACTGGCCGAGGCGATCGAGGTGCTGCGCCGGTGCTGGAGCGGCCGGGAGGTCTCGTTCCACGGCAAGCACTACACGGTCGACTCGCTCCAGGGACTCCAGGGTCCGCCGGTACCGCTGCTCGTCGGCGCCGGTGGCGGGCGGATGCTCCGGCTGGCCGCGGAGTGCGCCGACATCGTGAGTTTCTCCCGTGATCTGTCCGCCGGTTCGACCCCCCACCAGATCGCCGTGGACGCGTCCCTGGAGTCGACCGAGGACAAGGCGCGGATCCTGCGCGGCCACCTCGGGGCACGGGCAGCCGAGGTCGAGCTGAACGTCCTGGTCATCCGGGCCGGAGTCGGCTCCGACGCGCAGGCCAAGCTGGACCAGTACCTGTCGGACACCGGGGTGAGCCCGCAGACCGCCCGCGAGACCCCGGAGAACCTGCTCGGCTCTTCGATCGACGAGCTGGTGGACCTGCTCCAGGAACGCCGGGCGCGCACCGGGATCAGCTACTACGTCCTCCGGGAGCCCGATCTGCAGCTGGCTCGCCTGCTGGCCGCGAGGCTGTCGGGCAGCTGA